A genomic stretch from uncultured Cohaesibacter sp. includes:
- a CDS encoding sugar ABC transporter permease, which produces MQASRFRWHIVIFLAPAVIVYTAVMIFPLFNTLRLALYTDVDQVRTFVGLDNFNMLFGDPRWSEQFWNALGNNFKFFFIHMLVQNPIGVALAALLSHPRLRFAALYRSAIFIPTILSFVIVGFAWKLILSPIWGIAPSMLDAVGLKSLFAPWLGKEAYALVTLSLISVWQFIGIPMMLIYAALLSIPEEILEAGEIDGITGINAFWKIKLPLILPSIGIISILTFVGNFNAFDLIYAAQGALAGPDFSTDILGTFLYRTFFGFQLQLGDPYMGSAVAGSMFAIILVGVCIYLFGIQTRLRRYQL; this is translated from the coding sequence ATGCAAGCTTCCCGCTTCCGATGGCATATCGTCATTTTTCTGGCACCGGCGGTTATTGTTTACACGGCGGTTATGATTTTCCCGCTGTTCAATACCTTGCGACTGGCCCTTTATACTGATGTTGATCAGGTGCGCACCTTTGTCGGGTTGGACAATTTCAACATGTTGTTTGGTGATCCGCGCTGGTCCGAGCAATTCTGGAACGCGCTGGGCAACAACTTCAAATTCTTCTTCATTCATATGCTCGTGCAGAATCCAATCGGGGTAGCGCTGGCGGCCTTGCTTAGCCATCCGCGCTTGCGCTTTGCCGCGCTTTACCGCTCGGCCATCTTCATTCCGACTATTCTCAGCTTCGTGATCGTGGGCTTTGCCTGGAAACTGATCCTGTCTCCGATCTGGGGCATTGCGCCCTCCATGCTGGATGCAGTGGGGCTTAAATCCCTGTTCGCTCCTTGGCTTGGCAAGGAAGCCTATGCTCTGGTCACGCTGTCGCTGATTTCCGTTTGGCAGTTTATCGGTATTCCGATGATGCTGATCTATGCGGCGTTGCTCTCGATCCCGGAAGAAATTCTGGAGGCGGGCGAGATCGATGGCATCACGGGCATCAATGCCTTCTGGAAGATCAAGCTGCCACTGATCCTGCCGTCCATCGGCATCATTTCGATCCTGACGTTTGTGGGCAACTTCAATGCCTTCGATCTGATCTACGCCGCGCAGGGGGCGTTGGCAGGGCCTGACTTCTCAACCGATATTCTGGGCACCTTCCTTTATCGCACCTTCTTCGGGTTCCAGCTTCAGCTGGGTGATCCTTATATGGGCTCGGCCGTGGCTGGCTCCATGTTTGCGATCATTCTGGTCGGGGTTTGTATCTATCTGTTCGGCATCCAGACGCGCCTGCGGCGCTACCAGCTTTAG
- a CDS encoding carbohydrate ABC transporter permease has translation MNKARSNPVSAAAMHGALILYTLIALFPVFVILINSFKTRRAIFREPLSLPSSDSFSLIGYETVMKQGDFFLYFQNSMIVTVGSLFFILLFGSMAAFALSEYRFKGNMIMGLYLALGIMIPIRIGTVAILEMMVATGLVNTLWSLILVYTAQGLPLAVFILSEFMRQVSDDLKDAGRVDGLSEYTIFARIVVPLVRPAMATVAVFNMIPIWNDLWFPLILAPAEETKTLTLGSQVFIGQFVTDWNAVLSALSMAILPVLILYVIFSRQLIRGITSGAVK, from the coding sequence ATGAACAAAGCTCGTTCCAATCCCGTAAGTGCCGCCGCTATGCATGGTGCGCTCATCCTTTACACACTGATCGCGCTGTTTCCGGTGTTTGTGATCCTGATCAACAGCTTCAAGACCCGTCGGGCGATCTTCCGGGAGCCGCTGTCCCTTCCCAGCAGCGATAGTTTTTCGCTGATTGGCTATGAAACGGTGATGAAGCAGGGTGACTTCTTTCTCTATTTCCAGAATTCCATGATCGTTACGGTCGGCTCGCTGTTCTTCATTTTGCTGTTCGGGTCCATGGCGGCCTTTGCACTCAGCGAATACCGCTTCAAGGGCAATATGATCATGGGGCTGTATCTGGCGCTGGGGATCATGATTCCGATTCGTATCGGCACGGTGGCCATTCTGGAAATGATGGTGGCTACCGGTTTGGTCAATACGCTCTGGTCGCTGATCCTTGTCTATACAGCGCAAGGATTGCCGCTGGCGGTGTTCATCCTCAGCGAATTCATGCGGCAGGTTTCCGATGATTTGAAGGACGCGGGAAGGGTGGACGGGCTGAGCGAATATACCATTTTCGCTCGCATCGTTGTGCCGCTGGTCCGGCCTGCCATGGCGACGGTTGCGGTGTTCAACATGATCCCGATCTGGAATGATCTGTGGTTCCCGCTGATCCTTGCTCCGGCAGAAGAAACCAAAACGCTGACACTGGGCAGTCAGGTCTTTATCGGTCAGTTTGTCACGGACTGGAATGCGGTGCTTTCCGCCCTGTCCATGGCGATCCTGCCGGTTCTTATTCTCTATGTCATTTTCTCGCGGCAATTGATCCGCGGCATCACGTCAGGGGCAGTCAAATGA
- a CDS encoding SIS domain-containing protein, whose protein sequence is MTKMRQETEEIPVAVARLLETAPETIAPIAKAFRAFDPQVVVTIARGSSDHAAYFLKYAIELVLGLPVASQGPSIASIYGASMKMRGAATIAISQSGASSDIVAMAETARKGGALTAALVNTLPSPLSQACEHALDIRAGTEYAVAATKSYVNSIVAGLALIAYWAEDDALKKALLQLPEQLEKAESLDWSDMLEPVAKAQSLYMLGRGPTMAIAAEAALKCKETSELHAEAYSSAEMLHGPVSLVDRNFPVIAFAARDAAERSIVEIAKGVVAKNPHCYISSDRSEDAIQLPFVATGHPLTDALALIVPFYRFVEQLSLKRGLDPDKPAALKKVTVTR, encoded by the coding sequence ATGACCAAAATGCGACAAGAAACCGAAGAGATTCCGGTAGCCGTCGCCCGGTTGCTCGAAACCGCACCAGAAACAATCGCTCCAATAGCAAAGGCCTTCAGGGCTTTTGACCCGCAGGTCGTCGTCACCATCGCCCGCGGCTCCTCGGACCATGCGGCCTATTTCCTCAAATATGCTATCGAGTTGGTGCTCGGTCTGCCTGTCGCCTCGCAAGGCCCGTCCATAGCCTCCATCTATGGTGCCAGCATGAAGATGAGGGGAGCGGCCACGATTGCCATCTCACAGTCTGGCGCCAGCTCCGATATTGTTGCCATGGCCGAAACGGCCCGCAAGGGAGGGGCCCTCACCGCAGCCTTGGTCAACACCCTGCCCTCGCCCCTCTCCCAGGCTTGCGAACATGCACTGGATATCAGAGCAGGCACGGAATATGCCGTTGCCGCCACCAAATCCTATGTCAATTCGATTGTGGCAGGTCTCGCCCTCATCGCCTACTGGGCTGAAGACGACGCCTTGAAAAAGGCCCTTCTCCAGCTGCCCGAGCAGCTGGAGAAGGCCGAAAGTCTTGACTGGTCCGATATGCTGGAGCCGGTTGCCAAGGCCCAATCGCTCTATATGCTCGGGCGTGGCCCCACCATGGCGATTGCCGCAGAAGCAGCCCTCAAATGCAAGGAAACCAGCGAGTTGCATGCCGAAGCCTATTCCTCGGCTGAAATGCTGCATGGGCCTGTTTCACTTGTCGACCGGAATTTCCCCGTCATCGCCTTTGCGGCGCGAGATGCGGCTGAACGCTCCATTGTTGAGATCGCCAAGGGCGTCGTTGCCAAGAACCCGCATTGTTACATTTCATCGGACCGATCTGAGGATGCCATCCAGCTACCTTTTGTTGCCACGGGCCATCCGCTGACTGACGCGCTCGCCCTGATCGTGCCCTTCTACCGCTTCGTGGAACAGCTCTCTCTTAAGCGTGGATTGGATCCGGACAAGCCGGCAGCGCTCAAGAAAGTGACGGTGACACGATGA
- a CDS encoding ABC transporter ATP-binding protein, with amino-acid sequence MSALTLKNVYKAFGDVEVLKDISIEVEQGEFVVFVGPSGCGKSTLLRVIAGLEDATAGEVHIDGKLVNTVPPSKRGIAMVFQSYALYPHLNVFSNMSLALKQEGVSKTEIAERVQEASRMLQLDDYLKRFPSELSGGQRQRVAIGRAVVRHPKLFLLDEPLSNLDAALRVSTRLEIANLHKQLDATMIYVTHDQTEAMTLADKIVVLRDGRVEQVGSPMELYNKPANKFVAGFLGSPAMNFLPASLLTAGDTRVMGLRPEYIYLDESGPLSAKVQHVEQLGGDTNVIATVGDGDEHLVTVRLFGQHDVERDQALQLGFDRNNLHYFDE; translated from the coding sequence ATGAGCGCGCTAACCCTGAAAAATGTTTACAAGGCCTTTGGTGACGTCGAGGTGCTCAAGGATATCAGCATCGAGGTGGAACAAGGGGAGTTTGTTGTCTTTGTCGGTCCATCCGGTTGTGGCAAATCCACCCTGTTGCGTGTGATCGCAGGGCTTGAGGACGCCACTGCGGGCGAAGTGCATATCGATGGCAAACTGGTCAACACGGTGCCGCCGTCCAAGCGTGGCATTGCCATGGTGTTTCAGTCCTACGCGCTTTATCCGCATCTCAATGTGTTCAGCAATATGTCTCTGGCCCTCAAGCAGGAAGGTGTCAGCAAGACAGAGATTGCCGAGCGTGTACAGGAAGCCAGTCGCATGCTGCAACTGGATGACTATCTCAAGCGCTTTCCTTCAGAGCTTTCCGGTGGGCAGCGCCAGCGCGTGGCAATTGGGCGGGCTGTGGTACGACATCCCAAGCTGTTTTTGCTCGATGAACCGCTTTCCAACCTTGATGCCGCTTTGCGCGTCAGCACAAGGCTGGAAATTGCCAATCTGCATAAGCAGCTCGACGCCACCATGATCTATGTGACCCATGACCAGACGGAAGCCATGACGCTTGCGGACAAGATCGTGGTGTTGCGCGATGGACGTGTGGAGCAGGTGGGCAGCCCAATGGAGCTTTACAACAAGCCCGCCAACAAATTTGTCGCCGGTTTTCTCGGCTCGCCTGCCATGAATTTCCTGCCAGCCTCCTTGCTGACTGCGGGAGATACGCGGGTGATGGGATTGCGTCCGGAATATATCTATCTGGATGAGAGTGGACCGCTTTCGGCCAAGGTGCAGCATGTGGAGCAGCTTGGAGGGGATACCAATGTGATCGCGACCGTTGGGGATGGGGACGAGCATTTGGTGACGGTTCGCCTGTTTGGTCAGCATGATGTCGAGCGGGATCAGGCTCTCCAACTTGGCTTTGATAGGAACAATCTGCATTATTTCGATGAATAG
- a CDS encoding ABC transporter substrate-binding protein → MKFTPIALLAATLLSSAAYAEDVTLTIESWRNDDLKLWQDKIIPAFEASNPGIKLKFTPMAPTEYNSAINSKLGAGSAGDLISCRPFDASLALYKAGYLADLTSMDAMSNFSDVAKAAWQTDDAAHTFCVPMASVIHGFIYNKDAFDELGLSAPETEAEFFAVLDKIKEDGSYIPMAMGTNDQWEAATMGYQNIGPTYWKGEEGRLALIKGEQKLTDPQWTEPYAVLHKWAPYLGDGYEAQTYPDSQNLFTLGRAAIYPAGSWEISMFNDQADFKMGAFKPPVKAKGDTCYISDHVDIGIGMNAKTEHPEAAKAFLAWVASPEFAEIFGNALPGFFPLSSTPVEISDPLAEEFVSWRGDCETTIRSTYQILSRGTPNLENETWGASVAAIKGTATPEELGKKLQDGLDSWYKPQK, encoded by the coding sequence ATGAAATTCACTCCAATTGCTCTATTGGCTGCAACATTGCTTAGCAGTGCCGCTTATGCGGAAGACGTTACCCTGACCATCGAAAGCTGGCGGAATGACGATCTGAAACTCTGGCAGGACAAGATTATTCCTGCATTTGAAGCCAGCAATCCCGGCATCAAACTGAAATTCACCCCGATGGCCCCGACCGAATATAACTCGGCCATCAACTCCAAGCTTGGCGCAGGATCCGCTGGCGATCTGATCAGCTGCCGTCCGTTCGATGCCTCTCTTGCCCTTTACAAGGCAGGCTATCTGGCAGATCTGACCTCCATGGATGCCATGAGCAACTTCTCCGATGTTGCCAAGGCTGCCTGGCAGACCGATGATGCGGCTCACACCTTCTGCGTGCCGATGGCTTCAGTCATTCACGGCTTCATCTATAACAAGGATGCATTTGACGAGCTGGGGCTCTCTGCTCCGGAAACCGAAGCGGAATTCTTTGCTGTTCTTGACAAGATCAAGGAAGATGGCAGCTATATTCCGATGGCGATGGGCACCAATGACCAGTGGGAAGCTGCCACCATGGGCTATCAGAATATCGGCCCAACCTACTGGAAGGGCGAAGAAGGCCGTCTGGCTCTGATCAAGGGCGAACAGAAGCTGACCGACCCGCAGTGGACCGAGCCATATGCTGTTTTGCATAAATGGGCACCTTATCTGGGGGATGGGTATGAAGCTCAGACCTATCCGGACAGCCAGAATCTGTTCACGCTTGGTCGTGCGGCGATTTATCCTGCCGGTTCATGGGAAATTTCCATGTTCAACGATCAGGCCGACTTCAAGATGGGGGCTTTCAAGCCGCCGGTCAAAGCCAAGGGTGATACCTGCTATATCTCTGACCATGTTGATATCGGCATCGGTATGAACGCCAAGACCGAGCATCCGGAAGCTGCGAAAGCCTTCCTGGCATGGGTGGCTTCTCCGGAATTTGCTGAAATCTTCGGCAACGCTCTTCCCGGCTTCTTCCCGCTCTCCAGTACGCCTGTTGAAATCAGCGATCCGCTTGCCGAGGAATTTGTTAGCTGGCGTGGAGATTGTGAAACCACCATCCGCTCTACCTATCAGATCCTGTCTCGCGGCACGCCGAACCTTGAAAATGAAACATGGGGTGCTTCTGTTGCCGCCATCAAAGGAACGGCCACACCTGAGGAACTGGGCAAGAAACTGCAGGACGGTCTGGATAGCTGGTACAAACCCCAGAAATAA
- a CDS encoding N-acetylmuramic acid 6-phosphate etherase gives MVNLTEKLHADAIGLDARAPKEVAALLVESQIEAAGVVADVLPDLCDGAGYMARSLAEGGSLIYAAAGSSALMMLADALELGGTFGIEEGAVRVLMAGGLPTSVRMTGDTEDETESLAIALADIGARDTLVAVSASGSTPYTLEAARIAKQRGARIVAIAHNPDAPLLTLGDCSILLQTAPEVISGSTRMGAATAQKIAMNTMSTLMAIHLGHVHDGMMVNLKVDNIKLKKRASQIVQVIADVPVEQAETALSLACDNVKLASLIAAGTLCVEEAQALLDKEKGNLRGALRRLAKPVQIQK, from the coding sequence GTGGTCAATCTGACTGAAAAGCTGCATGCCGATGCTATCGGACTGGATGCGCGCGCGCCGAAGGAGGTTGCGGCCCTGCTCGTTGAAAGCCAGATTGAGGCTGCGGGGGTCGTGGCTGATGTGCTCCCTGATTTATGTGATGGTGCTGGCTATATGGCCCGTTCGCTCGCTGAGGGAGGTTCCCTGATTTATGCGGCTGCGGGCTCTTCTGCACTGATGATGTTGGCCGATGCGCTGGAGCTTGGCGGTACCTTCGGTATTGAAGAAGGGGCTGTGCGCGTTCTCATGGCTGGTGGCCTTCCGACCAGTGTCCGGATGACAGGCGATACCGAAGACGAGACGGAGAGCCTCGCTATCGCTCTTGCAGATATTGGCGCGCGCGATACGCTGGTGGCCGTATCGGCAAGCGGCTCTACACCCTACACGCTGGAAGCGGCCCGGATCGCCAAGCAAAGAGGCGCGCGCATTGTTGCGATTGCCCATAATCCGGATGCGCCACTGCTGACGCTCGGGGATTGCTCCATTCTGTTGCAAACAGCACCGGAGGTCATTTCCGGGTCGACCCGCATGGGCGCCGCAACGGCCCAGAAGATTGCCATGAATACCATGTCCACCTTGATGGCGATCCATCTGGGGCATGTGCATGACGGCATGATGGTCAATCTCAAAGTGGATAATATCAAGCTTAAGAAACGGGCGAGCCAAATCGTGCAAGTCATTGCCGATGTGCCCGTCGAACAGGCAGAAACCGCATTGTCGCTTGCCTGTGACAATGTGAAACTTGCCAGTCTCATTGCGGCTGGCACCCTTTGCGTCGAGGAGGCGCAAGCCCTGCTTGACAAAGAAAAAGGCAACTTGCGAGGCGCTTTGCGGCGGCTCGCGAAACCAGTTCAGATTCAAAAATAA
- a CDS encoding Gfo/Idh/MocA family oxidoreductase translates to MIRTLIAGLGNMGYAHALGHHNHPDSEIVALVNRTSEAPEGPLSGYPVFDDFYKALQTTNPDLVVIATYTDTHVDFACAAMEAGAHVFVEKPLSMTVEGAKRVVETAKNTGKKLVVGYILRHHPSWVRFVAEARNLGGPYVFRLNLNQQSSGHEWETHKALMQTTSPIVDCGVHYVDVMCQIADAKPVKVNGIGLRLSDEIAPEMYNYGQLQVTFADGSVGWYEAGWGPMMSETAFFVKDIVSPNGAVSIVDGNKGASADVDGHTKVGGILVHRPEGDRHIDLSGEPGHNELCAAEQDSILKAIRDDIDLTRHMEDAVQSLAVCLAADESIRTGTTVILEDNTQ, encoded by the coding sequence ATGATCCGGACACTCATCGCAGGGCTGGGCAATATGGGCTATGCCCATGCGCTTGGTCATCACAATCATCCAGATTCTGAAATCGTCGCGCTGGTCAATCGCACAAGCGAAGCGCCTGAGGGGCCGTTGTCCGGCTATCCGGTATTTGATGATTTCTACAAGGCTTTGCAGACAACAAATCCTGATCTGGTGGTCATTGCCACCTACACCGATACCCATGTCGACTTTGCTTGTGCTGCCATGGAAGCGGGTGCTCATGTCTTTGTCGAGAAGCCTCTCTCCATGACGGTAGAGGGGGCCAAGCGAGTGGTTGAAACCGCCAAGAATACAGGTAAAAAACTGGTGGTGGGCTATATTCTGCGCCATCACCCTTCATGGGTGCGGTTCGTTGCCGAAGCGCGCAATCTTGGCGGGCCCTATGTTTTCCGGCTCAATCTCAACCAGCAATCCAGCGGCCATGAATGGGAAACCCACAAGGCGCTGATGCAGACCACCAGCCCGATAGTGGATTGCGGGGTGCATTATGTGGATGTGATGTGCCAGATCGCGGATGCCAAGCCGGTCAAGGTCAACGGGATCGGTTTGCGCCTTTCCGATGAAATCGCGCCGGAGATGTATAACTACGGTCAGCTTCAGGTCACATTCGCAGACGGGTCTGTAGGTTGGTATGAGGCTGGCTGGGGGCCGATGATGTCGGAAACAGCTTTCTTCGTCAAAGACATTGTCTCACCAAACGGGGCCGTTTCCATCGTCGATGGCAACAAGGGGGCGAGCGCTGATGTGGATGGACATACCAAGGTGGGTGGCATTCTGGTGCACAGGCCCGAAGGGGATCGGCATATCGATCTTAGCGGCGAACCGGGGCACAATGAGCTGTGCGCTGCCGAGCAGGACTCCATCCTCAAGGCCATTCGCGACGATATCGATCTGACCCGCCACATGGAAGACGCCGTTCAGTCGCTGGCTGTTTGCCTCGCCGCTGATGAAAGCATCCGAACCGGTACGACTGTTATTCTTGAGGACAATACGCAATGA
- a CDS encoding GntR family transcriptional regulator, translating into MTVEDFLRPGEWLSKKTGPLYAVLSRRIEKGIEQGLLLPGHSLPAEREIAELAELSRVTVRKAIQELVKKGVIEQRQGSGSFVREQASKVEQSLSHLTSFTEDMLARGLKTSSNWLEREIRHPSPDEILTLGLSASGHVACLHRLREANGQPMALERAVLPVDILSDPEEVKSSLYDILERNGNRPVRAVQKISAVNLEAPQAELLGVVPGIAGLSIQRISYLQSGRAIEYTKSLYRGDTYDFVAEMSFPR; encoded by the coding sequence ATGACTGTAGAAGACTTCCTTCGACCCGGAGAGTGGCTCAGCAAAAAGACAGGGCCGCTCTATGCTGTCCTGAGCCGCCGCATCGAAAAGGGCATCGAACAGGGGCTTCTGCTACCGGGACATTCACTGCCCGCGGAGCGGGAAATTGCCGAATTGGCAGAGCTCTCCCGCGTCACCGTGCGCAAGGCCATTCAGGAGTTGGTAAAAAAGGGCGTCATCGAACAACGTCAGGGCTCCGGCTCCTTTGTGCGTGAACAGGCCAGCAAGGTGGAGCAGTCGCTCTCCCACCTCACCTCCTTTACCGAGGATATGCTGGCGCGCGGCCTGAAAACCTCGTCCAACTGGCTCGAGCGCGAAATCCGACACCCCTCCCCCGATGAGATCCTGACGCTAGGCCTTTCCGCAAGTGGCCATGTTGCCTGCCTGCACCGCCTGCGCGAGGCCAATGGCCAGCCCATGGCGCTGGAACGAGCCGTCTTGCCTGTCGATATCCTGTCCGACCCGGAAGAAGTGAAAAGCTCGCTCTATGACATTCTTGAACGCAACGGCAATCGCCCGGTACGTGCGGTTCAGAAGATTTCCGCAGTCAATCTGGAAGCCCCTCAGGCAGAACTGCTCGGAGTCGTTCCCGGCATCGCAGGGCTCAGCATCCAGCGCATTTCCTACCTGCAGAGCGGCAGAGCCATCGAATACACCAAGTCTTTATACCGTGGCGACACCTACGATTTCGTCGCGGAAATGAGTTTCCCCAGATAA
- the nagA gene encoding N-acetylglucosamine-6-phosphate deacetylase, producing MTKPTAFCADRIFDGNRVAEKAALLVEGNKITGIVKQDAIPSRYAQRPDNAAMIVPGFVDLQVNGGGGALLNETPTQEGIATICQAHARFGTTALMTTLITDGPDIRDRALEAGKQATQAKVAGFLGLHLEGPHLSVPRKGVHVADFIRPMDEQDLAVLLAAQGTFGKSMITIAPENVTIDQVAALVEAGWHVSLGHTDCDAETAFAYFEAGASMATHLFNAMSQMRNREPGLVGAVLTTDKAYCGMIADGYHIANANMRVALHAKKGPGRIFFVTDAMSPTGTDATEFILGGRQTFRREGRLALADGTLAGADIDMISMVRKAIKTLPLSLEEALKMASRYPCEAIGAESKGWLKPGFEADFLLLDETLSLQSTWIGGVCAHSNANQGPTA from the coding sequence ATGACCAAGCCGACAGCCTTTTGCGCCGATCGTATTTTTGATGGCAACCGCGTTGCGGAAAAAGCGGCCCTGCTTGTTGAAGGCAACAAAATCACCGGCATCGTAAAGCAGGATGCGATCCCCTCCCGCTATGCGCAGCGGCCAGACAATGCGGCGATGATCGTGCCGGGATTTGTCGACTTGCAGGTCAATGGCGGCGGCGGCGCCCTGCTCAACGAGACGCCAACACAAGAAGGCATCGCAACCATCTGTCAGGCCCATGCCCGCTTTGGCACCACGGCCCTGATGACGACCCTCATCACCGATGGACCCGATATACGCGACAGGGCTCTAGAAGCTGGCAAACAAGCCACACAAGCAAAGGTCGCCGGTTTCCTTGGCCTCCATCTGGAAGGCCCGCATCTATCCGTGCCGCGCAAGGGCGTTCATGTGGCCGATTTCATCCGCCCGATGGATGAACAGGATCTTGCCGTACTTCTTGCCGCGCAAGGAACATTCGGCAAAAGCATGATCACCATCGCGCCGGAAAATGTCACTATTGATCAGGTTGCGGCTCTGGTTGAGGCGGGGTGGCATGTCAGCCTCGGTCACACCGATTGTGACGCTGAAACCGCCTTTGCCTATTTCGAAGCAGGCGCCAGCATGGCGACACATCTCTTCAACGCCATGAGCCAGATGCGCAATCGCGAGCCCGGTCTTGTTGGGGCCGTACTGACAACCGACAAGGCCTATTGCGGCATGATCGCGGACGGGTACCATATTGCCAACGCCAACATGCGCGTTGCCCTTCATGCCAAAAAGGGGCCGGGGCGCATTTTCTTCGTCACCGATGCCATGTCGCCAACGGGCACCGATGCAACGGAATTCATCCTCGGCGGTCGCCAGACCTTCCGCCGCGAGGGCCGTCTTGCCCTTGCTGATGGCACATTGGCTGGCGCTGATATCGACATGATCTCCATGGTCCGCAAGGCAATCAAGACGCTGCCACTTTCGCTGGAAGAGGCCTTGAAGATGGCCTCTCGCTATCCGTGCGAAGCCATTGGGGCAGAAAGCAAAGGCTGGCTCAAACCCGGCTTTGAGGCCGATTTCCTGTTGCTTGATGAAACCCTCTCCTTGCAATCCACATGGATCGGAGGCGTCTGCGCCCATAGCAATGCCAACCAAGGGCCCACAGCATGA
- a CDS encoding ROK family protein translates to MIVCFDIGGSTIKGALVDNPQKISAVPRIPTPGTDFEAFVSALQSVIDRAKRPPQRVSISIAGFQHPKTGLGVVANIPCLHGRPIAADLEKALGLPVTIANDADCFAITEAELGAGVGHRVVFGVILGTGVGGGLVIDGQLINKNGGYAGEWGHGPVAATTAGSPPATLPRFACGCGLEGCIDATCGARGLEKIHFHIHRIKASSEEILQRWHDQEPEACRTIDIYLDILSAPLALIINTISASVVPVGGGLSNEPKLLAAIDKAVRSRMLVDPETPLVVPAKNKVEPGLIGAAILGLRQSP, encoded by the coding sequence ATGATCGTTTGCTTTGATATTGGCGGTTCCACGATCAAGGGCGCTCTGGTGGACAATCCTCAAAAAATCAGTGCGGTGCCGCGCATTCCCACGCCAGGTACCGACTTTGAGGCCTTTGTATCGGCGTTGCAGAGCGTCATTGACAGGGCAAAAAGGCCACCGCAACGGGTTTCCATTTCCATTGCCGGTTTCCAGCATCCGAAAACCGGCCTTGGCGTTGTTGCCAACATTCCCTGTCTACATGGTCGTCCGATTGCTGCCGATCTGGAGAAAGCTCTTGGGCTGCCGGTCACCATCGCCAACGACGCCGACTGTTTTGCCATTACGGAAGCCGAACTTGGCGCAGGCGTTGGCCATCGCGTGGTCTTTGGCGTCATTCTGGGCACGGGCGTGGGCGGAGGTCTCGTCATTGATGGGCAATTGATCAACAAGAATGGCGGCTATGCCGGTGAATGGGGCCATGGTCCTGTCGCGGCCACCACGGCTGGTTCGCCGCCAGCAACCTTGCCCCGTTTCGCTTGCGGCTGCGGACTGGAAGGCTGCATTGACGCCACATGCGGGGCACGCGGTCTTGAGAAGATCCATTTTCATATTCATCGCATCAAAGCCTCTTCGGAAGAGATTCTGCAAAGGTGGCATGACCAAGAGCCCGAAGCCTGCCGAACAATCGATATCTATCTCGATATACTTTCCGCACCGCTGGCTCTGATCATCAACACCATCAGTGCCTCTGTGGTTCCCGTGGGCGGCGGCCTCTCAAACGAGCCCAAGCTGCTCGCGGCCATCGATAAGGCAGTAAGAAGCCGAATGCTGGTTGACCCGGAAACCCCGTTGGTCGTCCCGGCAAAAAACAAGGTCGAACCGGGCCTTATCGGTGCTGCCATTCTGGGCTTGAGACAAAGCCCATAA